The following are encoded together in the Oscarella lobularis chromosome 10, ooOscLobu1.1, whole genome shotgun sequence genome:
- the LOC136192230 gene encoding ADAMTS-like protein 2 isoform X3 produces MLAPAVLVLFVVLVDHKTDAHDAEVYNLDGRQVRTARQTHVMWSEWGAWGKCSFPCNTGVRRRDRFCVVPSEWAVDNHRRMTYVKRYCNHHSEYKVCNRQKCPAGDDFSHNSCSKYNGAEDHWMPYTRMEAPPCLAYCYKVGGSKLIRVPVPDGTECKHKSSTKGVCIANQCKPLGCDEELDSLAQLDACGVCNGNGQDCEIMNKTELYQANFGALGRYVKAVLIPTGSRSIHVEKTCADQYLALMESSGTYCINGERQIGSSKIIQSAGTTVKYIRHGAKEMIDADGPTTSQLTVSMLSIQQSKCNISYNFAVSKENMTKLQSKPATAESIPGTSRKVNEEAANPLPCPKKCSRVTNRAERYCSSDYVVRGRVNSRRTWGFHFRYQIQVIEVYKGGQPDGNIYSENLCDCPNLKPGKTYLIMGSHHEDAGGVIRWMVGAEDYVKPWRDSVSQRLSKLSRRCK; encoded by the exons ATGTTGGCTCCTGCGGTTCTCGTActtttcgtcgtccttgTGGATCACAAGACTGACGCTCACGACGCGGAA GTCTACAATCTCGATGGCCGACAGGTACGAACAGCGCGACAGACGCACGTTATGTGGAGCGAGTGGGGAGCGTGGGGAAAATGTTCGTTTCCTTGCAATACTGGCGTTCGCCGGCGTGACCGATTTTGCGTGGTGCCGTCTGAGTGGGCTGTAGACAA TCATCGTCGCATGACCTATGTGAAGCGCTACTGTAATCACCACAGCGAATACAAAGTCTGCAATCGTCAG AAATGTCCTGCTGGAGATGATTTCAGCCACAACTCGTGCTCAAAATACAATGGGGCAGAAGATCATTGGATGCCGTACACAAGAATGG AGGCTCCGCCGTGCTTAGCCTATTGCTACAAGGTTGGCGGGAGCAAGCTCATTCGAGTTCCTGTGCCGGATGGAACGGAGTGCAAACACAAAAGTTCAACTAAGGGGGTTTGCATTGCCAATCAGTGCAAG CCACTTGGCTGTGACGAAGAGCTTGATTCGCTAGCTCAGCTTGATGCCTGCGGGGTCTGCAACGGAAATGGACAAGACTGCGAGATCATGAATAAAACAGAATTGTACCAAGCCAATTTCGGTG CTCTCGGAAGGTATGTGAAGGCGGTCCTTATTCCTACTGGATCTCGGTCTATCCACGTAGAAAAAACATGTGCTGATCAATACTTAG CTCTGATGGAGAGCAGTGGTACCTACTGCATAAACGGAGAAAGACAGATAGGTTCATCAAAGATTATTCAATCTGCAGGCACAACCGTCAAATACATAAGACATGGTGCAAAGGAAATGATTGATGCAGACGGGCCAACCACGTCTCAGCTAACAGTTTCA ATGCTTTCCATTCAGCAGTCTAAATGCAATATAAGCTACAACTTCGCTGTTAGTAAGGAAAATATGACAAAACTGCAGAGTAAACCTGCAACAG CAGAATCCATACCAGGCACCAGCCGCAAAGTCAACGAAGAAGCTG CCAATCCACTACCATGCCCCAAAAAGTGTTCGAGGGTGACAAACAGGGCTGAACGATATTGCAGCAGTGATTACG TCGTGCGAGGCCGCGTCAATAGCAGAAGAACGTGGGGTTTCCACTTCAGGTATCAGATTCAAGTGATCGAGGTCTACAAAGGAGGTCAACCGGATGGGAATATCTACTCCGAAAACCTGTGTGACTGTCCCAATCTGAAACCGGGAAAGACCTACTTAATAATGGGATCCCATCACGAAGATGCTGGAGGGGTGATCAGATGGATGGTCGGAGCTGAGGACTACGTGAAGCCGTGGCGCGATAGCGTGAGCCAGAGACTATCTAAGCTATCTCGAAGATGCAAGTAG
- the LOC136192230 gene encoding ADAMTS-like protein 2 isoform X1, which translates to MLAPAVLVLFVVLVDHKTDAHDAEVYNLDGRQVRTARQTHVMWSEWGAWGKCSFPCNTGVRRRDRFCVVPSEWAVDNHRRMTYVKRYCNHHSEYKVCNRQKCPAGDDFSHNSCSKYNGAEDHWMPYTRMEAPPCLAYCYKVGGSKLIRVPVPDGTECKHKSSTKGVCIANQCKPLGCDEELDSLAQLDACGVCNGNGQDCEIMNKTELYQANFGALGRYVKAVLIPTGSRSIHVEKTCADQYLALMESSGTYCINGERQIGSSKIIQSAGTTVKYIRHGAKEMIDADGPTTSQLTVSMLSIQQSKCNISYNFAVSKENMTKLQSKPATAESIPGTSRKVNEEAAANPLPCPKKCSRVTNRAERYCSSDYVVRGRVNSRRTWGFHFRYQIQVIEVYKGGQPDGNIYSENLCDCPNLKPGKTYLIMGSHHEDAGGVIRWMVGAEDYVKPWRDSVSQRLSKLSRRCK; encoded by the exons ATGTTGGCTCCTGCGGTTCTCGTActtttcgtcgtccttgTGGATCACAAGACTGACGCTCACGACGCGGAA GTCTACAATCTCGATGGCCGACAGGTACGAACAGCGCGACAGACGCACGTTATGTGGAGCGAGTGGGGAGCGTGGGGAAAATGTTCGTTTCCTTGCAATACTGGCGTTCGCCGGCGTGACCGATTTTGCGTGGTGCCGTCTGAGTGGGCTGTAGACAA TCATCGTCGCATGACCTATGTGAAGCGCTACTGTAATCACCACAGCGAATACAAAGTCTGCAATCGTCAG AAATGTCCTGCTGGAGATGATTTCAGCCACAACTCGTGCTCAAAATACAATGGGGCAGAAGATCATTGGATGCCGTACACAAGAATGG AGGCTCCGCCGTGCTTAGCCTATTGCTACAAGGTTGGCGGGAGCAAGCTCATTCGAGTTCCTGTGCCGGATGGAACGGAGTGCAAACACAAAAGTTCAACTAAGGGGGTTTGCATTGCCAATCAGTGCAAG CCACTTGGCTGTGACGAAGAGCTTGATTCGCTAGCTCAGCTTGATGCCTGCGGGGTCTGCAACGGAAATGGACAAGACTGCGAGATCATGAATAAAACAGAATTGTACCAAGCCAATTTCGGTG CTCTCGGAAGGTATGTGAAGGCGGTCCTTATTCCTACTGGATCTCGGTCTATCCACGTAGAAAAAACATGTGCTGATCAATACTTAG CTCTGATGGAGAGCAGTGGTACCTACTGCATAAACGGAGAAAGACAGATAGGTTCATCAAAGATTATTCAATCTGCAGGCACAACCGTCAAATACATAAGACATGGTGCAAAGGAAATGATTGATGCAGACGGGCCAACCACGTCTCAGCTAACAGTTTCA ATGCTTTCCATTCAGCAGTCTAAATGCAATATAAGCTACAACTTCGCTGTTAGTAAGGAAAATATGACAAAACTGCAGAGTAAACCTGCAACAG CAGAATCCATACCAGGCACCAGCCGCAAAGTCAACGAAGAAGCTG CAGCCAATCCACTACCATGCCCCAAAAAGTGTTCGAGGGTGACAAACAGGGCTGAACGATATTGCAGCAGTGATTACG TCGTGCGAGGCCGCGTCAATAGCAGAAGAACGTGGGGTTTCCACTTCAGGTATCAGATTCAAGTGATCGAGGTCTACAAAGGAGGTCAACCGGATGGGAATATCTACTCCGAAAACCTGTGTGACTGTCCCAATCTGAAACCGGGAAAGACCTACTTAATAATGGGATCCCATCACGAAGATGCTGGAGGGGTGATCAGATGGATGGTCGGAGCTGAGGACTACGTGAAGCCGTGGCGCGATAGCGTGAGCCAGAGACTATCTAAGCTATCTCGAAGATGCAAGTAG
- the LOC136192230 gene encoding A disintegrin and metalloproteinase with thrombospondin motifs 19-like isoform X2, with protein sequence MLAPAVLVLFVVLVDHKTDAHDAEVYNLDGRQVRTARQTHVMWSEWGAWGKCSFPCNTGVRRRDRFCVVPSEWAVDNHRRMTYVKRYCNHHSEYKVCNRQKCPAGDDFSHNSCSKYNGAEDHWMPYTRMEAPPCLAYCYKVGGSKLIRVPVPDGTECKHKSSTKGVCIANQCKPLGCDEELDSLAQLDACGVCNGNGQDCEIMNKTELYQANFGALGRYVKAVLIPTGSRSIHVEKTCADQYLALMESSGTYCINGERQIGSSKIIQSAGTTVKYIRHGAKEMIDADGPTTSQLTVSMLSIQQSKCNISYNFAVSKENMTKLQSKPATESIPGTSRKVNEEAAANPLPCPKKCSRVTNRAERYCSSDYVVRGRVNSRRTWGFHFRYQIQVIEVYKGGQPDGNIYSENLCDCPNLKPGKTYLIMGSHHEDAGGVIRWMVGAEDYVKPWRDSVSQRLSKLSRRCK encoded by the exons ATGTTGGCTCCTGCGGTTCTCGTActtttcgtcgtccttgTGGATCACAAGACTGACGCTCACGACGCGGAA GTCTACAATCTCGATGGCCGACAGGTACGAACAGCGCGACAGACGCACGTTATGTGGAGCGAGTGGGGAGCGTGGGGAAAATGTTCGTTTCCTTGCAATACTGGCGTTCGCCGGCGTGACCGATTTTGCGTGGTGCCGTCTGAGTGGGCTGTAGACAA TCATCGTCGCATGACCTATGTGAAGCGCTACTGTAATCACCACAGCGAATACAAAGTCTGCAATCGTCAG AAATGTCCTGCTGGAGATGATTTCAGCCACAACTCGTGCTCAAAATACAATGGGGCAGAAGATCATTGGATGCCGTACACAAGAATGG AGGCTCCGCCGTGCTTAGCCTATTGCTACAAGGTTGGCGGGAGCAAGCTCATTCGAGTTCCTGTGCCGGATGGAACGGAGTGCAAACACAAAAGTTCAACTAAGGGGGTTTGCATTGCCAATCAGTGCAAG CCACTTGGCTGTGACGAAGAGCTTGATTCGCTAGCTCAGCTTGATGCCTGCGGGGTCTGCAACGGAAATGGACAAGACTGCGAGATCATGAATAAAACAGAATTGTACCAAGCCAATTTCGGTG CTCTCGGAAGGTATGTGAAGGCGGTCCTTATTCCTACTGGATCTCGGTCTATCCACGTAGAAAAAACATGTGCTGATCAATACTTAG CTCTGATGGAGAGCAGTGGTACCTACTGCATAAACGGAGAAAGACAGATAGGTTCATCAAAGATTATTCAATCTGCAGGCACAACCGTCAAATACATAAGACATGGTGCAAAGGAAATGATTGATGCAGACGGGCCAACCACGTCTCAGCTAACAGTTTCA ATGCTTTCCATTCAGCAGTCTAAATGCAATATAAGCTACAACTTCGCTGTTAGTAAGGAAAATATGACAAAACTGCAGAGTAAACCTGCAACAG AATCCATACCAGGCACCAGCCGCAAAGTCAACGAAGAAGCTG CAGCCAATCCACTACCATGCCCCAAAAAGTGTTCGAGGGTGACAAACAGGGCTGAACGATATTGCAGCAGTGATTACG TCGTGCGAGGCCGCGTCAATAGCAGAAGAACGTGGGGTTTCCACTTCAGGTATCAGATTCAAGTGATCGAGGTCTACAAAGGAGGTCAACCGGATGGGAATATCTACTCCGAAAACCTGTGTGACTGTCCCAATCTGAAACCGGGAAAGACCTACTTAATAATGGGATCCCATCACGAAGATGCTGGAGGGGTGATCAGATGGATGGTCGGAGCTGAGGACTACGTGAAGCCGTGGCGCGATAGCGTGAGCCAGAGACTATCTAAGCTATCTCGAAGATGCAAGTAG
- the LOC136192230 gene encoding A disintegrin and metalloproteinase with thrombospondin motifs 19-like isoform X4, with protein MLAPAVLVLFVVLVDHKTDAHDAEVYNLDGRQVRTARQTHVMWSEWGAWGKCSFPCNTGVRRRDRFCVVPSEWAVDNHRRMTYVKRYCNHHSEYKVCNRQKCPAGDDFSHNSCSKYNGAEDHWMPYTRMEAPPCLAYCYKVGGSKLIRVPVPDGTECKHKSSTKGVCIANQCKPLGCDEELDSLAQLDACGVCNGNGQDCEIMNKTELYQANFGALGRYVKAVLIPTGSRSIHVEKTCADQYLALMESSGTYCINGERQIGSSKIIQSAGTTVKYIRHGAKEMIDADGPTTSQLTVSMLSIQQSKCNISYNFAVSKENMTKLQSKPATESIPGTSRKVNEEAANPLPCPKKCSRVTNRAERYCSSDYVVRGRVNSRRTWGFHFRYQIQVIEVYKGGQPDGNIYSENLCDCPNLKPGKTYLIMGSHHEDAGGVIRWMVGAEDYVKPWRDSVSQRLSKLSRRCK; from the exons ATGTTGGCTCCTGCGGTTCTCGTActtttcgtcgtccttgTGGATCACAAGACTGACGCTCACGACGCGGAA GTCTACAATCTCGATGGCCGACAGGTACGAACAGCGCGACAGACGCACGTTATGTGGAGCGAGTGGGGAGCGTGGGGAAAATGTTCGTTTCCTTGCAATACTGGCGTTCGCCGGCGTGACCGATTTTGCGTGGTGCCGTCTGAGTGGGCTGTAGACAA TCATCGTCGCATGACCTATGTGAAGCGCTACTGTAATCACCACAGCGAATACAAAGTCTGCAATCGTCAG AAATGTCCTGCTGGAGATGATTTCAGCCACAACTCGTGCTCAAAATACAATGGGGCAGAAGATCATTGGATGCCGTACACAAGAATGG AGGCTCCGCCGTGCTTAGCCTATTGCTACAAGGTTGGCGGGAGCAAGCTCATTCGAGTTCCTGTGCCGGATGGAACGGAGTGCAAACACAAAAGTTCAACTAAGGGGGTTTGCATTGCCAATCAGTGCAAG CCACTTGGCTGTGACGAAGAGCTTGATTCGCTAGCTCAGCTTGATGCCTGCGGGGTCTGCAACGGAAATGGACAAGACTGCGAGATCATGAATAAAACAGAATTGTACCAAGCCAATTTCGGTG CTCTCGGAAGGTATGTGAAGGCGGTCCTTATTCCTACTGGATCTCGGTCTATCCACGTAGAAAAAACATGTGCTGATCAATACTTAG CTCTGATGGAGAGCAGTGGTACCTACTGCATAAACGGAGAAAGACAGATAGGTTCATCAAAGATTATTCAATCTGCAGGCACAACCGTCAAATACATAAGACATGGTGCAAAGGAAATGATTGATGCAGACGGGCCAACCACGTCTCAGCTAACAGTTTCA ATGCTTTCCATTCAGCAGTCTAAATGCAATATAAGCTACAACTTCGCTGTTAGTAAGGAAAATATGACAAAACTGCAGAGTAAACCTGCAACAG AATCCATACCAGGCACCAGCCGCAAAGTCAACGAAGAAGCTG CCAATCCACTACCATGCCCCAAAAAGTGTTCGAGGGTGACAAACAGGGCTGAACGATATTGCAGCAGTGATTACG TCGTGCGAGGCCGCGTCAATAGCAGAAGAACGTGGGGTTTCCACTTCAGGTATCAGATTCAAGTGATCGAGGTCTACAAAGGAGGTCAACCGGATGGGAATATCTACTCCGAAAACCTGTGTGACTGTCCCAATCTGAAACCGGGAAAGACCTACTTAATAATGGGATCCCATCACGAAGATGCTGGAGGGGTGATCAGATGGATGGTCGGAGCTGAGGACTACGTGAAGCCGTGGCGCGATAGCGTGAGCCAGAGACTATCTAAGCTATCTCGAAGATGCAAGTAG
- the LOC136192232 gene encoding uncharacterized protein isoform X1 — MLVKFVTRMTCQTSPDKRMDSGSDLPLSIPVKPIIDCFTCPVCVSLVENAHITPCGHKFCEKCIKECINRRHKCPCCNSPVLAEQLIKDHQFDELLGVVMKEREKAEKVYFDNLFEKATSDALSSPDDSKTTDDSVLNLTSMENILRKHLRKSLTVYREYLLKFQTECCRKMDYLSHKNRAAADLDKDVEEKMKLLQERFESCSAMLADSYDKYLGENLKPPSLVPLQVSMTIASKDISMANVQVKPSDSTKELREILQLALESRGEKVVSVDNADFVLIGPLAKAAGVVIPEWNSEIVKIIVVLRVYEFHIAFLQANEMKDHEDVVFLEAGCYPLLQYKMRPGSELCVVGEVVMESDLPKQCFVVSFRKNTDQTMDYYKCRTCGINWICKNCSLVCHKDHLVSPYMAEHVPTWACCYCSKKKLVRKEAGCLQVRGILIDQLGFLGSLDFLFFDSY, encoded by the exons ATGTTAGTGAAATTCGTCACGCGAATGACGTGCCAAACTTCCCCGGATAAGAGAATGGACTCTGGCAGTGATTTACCTCTCTCCATACCA GTCAAACCTATCATCGACTGCTTTACGTGCCCAGTTTGCGTCTCTCTGGTGGAGAACGCCCACATAACGCCGTGCGGACACAAGTTCTGCGAGAAATGCATCAAAGAATGCATCAATCGCAG ACACAAATGTCCGTGCTGCAATAGCCCAGTCCTTGCAGAGCAATTGATAAAAGATCATCAGTTTGACGAACTTTTAG GAGTCGTGATgaaggaaagagagaaagcagAGAAAGTCTACTTTGACAATTTGTTCGAAAAAG CTACTTCAGATGCTTTGTCGTCACCAGACGATTCCAAAACGACGGATGATTCTGTTCTAAATCTGACTTCAATGGAAAATATTTTAAGAA AGCACTTGCGCAAGTCACTTACGGTGTACAGAGAGTATCTCTTG AAATTTCAAACAGAATGCTGTCGCAAAATGGACTATCTGTCTCATAAAAATAGAGCAGCAGCTGATTTGGATAAAGACGTAGAGGAGAAGATGAAGCTGCTTCAGGAACGATTTGAGAGCTGTTCAGCCATGCTTGCAGACTCCTATGACAA ATACCTAGGTGAAAACCTAAAGCCTCCTTCTCTTGTTCCACTGCAGGTGTCAATGACTATTGCATCCAAAGACATCTCCATGGCAAATGTGCAGGTGAAGCCGTCTGACAG CACTAAGGAATTGCGAGAAATCTTACAACTGGCGTTAGAGAGTAGAGGAGAAAAAGTTGTTTCTGTTGACAACGCtgattttgttttgattGG TCCTCTTGCCAAGGCAGCAGGTGTTGTTATACCGGAATGGAATTCAGAAATTGTTAAAATAATCGTCGTTTTGCGCGTTTATGAGTTCCATATAGCATTTCTGCAGGCGAATGAAATGAAAGATCATGAAGACGTGGTTTTTCTGGAAGCAGGATGCTACCCTCTCCTTCAATATAAAATG AGACCTGGAAGCGAACTCTGCGTTGTTGGAGAAGTGGTAATGGAAAG CGATTTGCCAAAACAGTGCTTCGTAGTCAGTTTTCGAAAAAACACCGATCAGACAATGGACTACTATAAATGCAGAACATGTGGTATAAATT GGATTTGCAAGAACTGTTCGCTAGTTTGCCACAAAG ATCATCTTGTAAGCCCGTACATGGCAGAACATGTGCCAACCTG GGCCTGTTGCTACTgctcaaaaaagaaattagtACGTAAAGAAGCGGGTTGTTTGCAAGTTAGAGGCATCTTGATAGATCAATTGGGGTTTCTTGGTTCACTTGACTTTTTATTCTTCGATAGTTACTGA
- the LOC136192232 gene encoding uncharacterized protein isoform X2, whose translation MLVKFVTRMTCQTSPDKRMDSGSDLPLSIPVKPIIDCFTCPVCVSLVENAHITPCGHKFCEKCIKECINRRHKCPCCNSPVLAEQLIKDHQFDELLGVVMKEREKAEKVYFDNLFEKATSDALSSPDDSKTTDDSVLNLTSMENILRKHLRKSLTVYREYLLKFQTECCRKMDYLSHKNRAAADLDKDVEEKMKLLQERFESCSAMLADSYDKYLGENLKPPSLVPLQVSMTIASKDISMANVQVKPSDSTKELREILQLALESRGEKVVSVDNADFVLIGPLAKAAGVVIPEWNSEIANEMKDHEDVVFLEAGCYPLLQYKMRPGSELCVVGEVVMESDLPKQCFVVSFRKNTDQTMDYYKCRTCGINWICKNCSLVCHKDHLVSPYMAEHVPTWACCYCSKKKLVRKEAGCLQVRGILIDQLGFLGSLDFLFFDSY comes from the exons ATGTTAGTGAAATTCGTCACGCGAATGACGTGCCAAACTTCCCCGGATAAGAGAATGGACTCTGGCAGTGATTTACCTCTCTCCATACCA GTCAAACCTATCATCGACTGCTTTACGTGCCCAGTTTGCGTCTCTCTGGTGGAGAACGCCCACATAACGCCGTGCGGACACAAGTTCTGCGAGAAATGCATCAAAGAATGCATCAATCGCAG ACACAAATGTCCGTGCTGCAATAGCCCAGTCCTTGCAGAGCAATTGATAAAAGATCATCAGTTTGACGAACTTTTAG GAGTCGTGATgaaggaaagagagaaagcagAGAAAGTCTACTTTGACAATTTGTTCGAAAAAG CTACTTCAGATGCTTTGTCGTCACCAGACGATTCCAAAACGACGGATGATTCTGTTCTAAATCTGACTTCAATGGAAAATATTTTAAGAA AGCACTTGCGCAAGTCACTTACGGTGTACAGAGAGTATCTCTTG AAATTTCAAACAGAATGCTGTCGCAAAATGGACTATCTGTCTCATAAAAATAGAGCAGCAGCTGATTTGGATAAAGACGTAGAGGAGAAGATGAAGCTGCTTCAGGAACGATTTGAGAGCTGTTCAGCCATGCTTGCAGACTCCTATGACAA ATACCTAGGTGAAAACCTAAAGCCTCCTTCTCTTGTTCCACTGCAGGTGTCAATGACTATTGCATCCAAAGACATCTCCATGGCAAATGTGCAGGTGAAGCCGTCTGACAG CACTAAGGAATTGCGAGAAATCTTACAACTGGCGTTAGAGAGTAGAGGAGAAAAAGTTGTTTCTGTTGACAACGCtgattttgttttgattGG TCCTCTTGCCAAGGCAGCAGGTGTTGTTATACCGGAATGGAATTCAGAAATT GCGAATGAAATGAAAGATCATGAAGACGTGGTTTTTCTGGAAGCAGGATGCTACCCTCTCCTTCAATATAAAATG AGACCTGGAAGCGAACTCTGCGTTGTTGGAGAAGTGGTAATGGAAAG CGATTTGCCAAAACAGTGCTTCGTAGTCAGTTTTCGAAAAAACACCGATCAGACAATGGACTACTATAAATGCAGAACATGTGGTATAAATT GGATTTGCAAGAACTGTTCGCTAGTTTGCCACAAAG ATCATCTTGTAAGCCCGTACATGGCAGAACATGTGCCAACCTG GGCCTGTTGCTACTgctcaaaaaagaaattagtACGTAAAGAAGCGGGTTGTTTGCAAGTTAGAGGCATCTTGATAGATCAATTGGGGTTTCTTGGTTCACTTGACTTTTTATTCTTCGATAGTTACTGA
- the LOC136192232 gene encoding uncharacterized protein isoform X3, with translation MLVKFVTRMTCQTSPDKRMDSGSDLPLSIPVKPIIDCFTCPVCVSLVENAHITPCGHKFCEKCIKECINRRHKCPCCNSPVLAEQLIKDHQFDELLGVVMKEREKAEKVYFDNLFEKATSDALSSPDDSKTTDDSVLNLTSMENILRKHLRKSLTVYREYLLKFQTECCRKMDYLSHKNRAAADLDKDVEEKMKLLQERFESCSAMLADSYDKYLGENLKPPSLVPLQVSMTIASKDISMANVQVKPSDSTKELREILQLALESRGEKVVSVDNADFVLIGPLAKAAGVVIPEWNSEIVKIIVVLRVYEFHIAFLQANEMKDHEDVVFLEAGCYPLLQYKMRPGSELCVVGEVVMESDLPKQCFVVSFRKNTDQTMDYYKCRTCGINWICKNCSLVCHKDHLVSPYMAEHVPTWACCYCSKKKLCGIDKQP, from the exons ATGTTAGTGAAATTCGTCACGCGAATGACGTGCCAAACTTCCCCGGATAAGAGAATGGACTCTGGCAGTGATTTACCTCTCTCCATACCA GTCAAACCTATCATCGACTGCTTTACGTGCCCAGTTTGCGTCTCTCTGGTGGAGAACGCCCACATAACGCCGTGCGGACACAAGTTCTGCGAGAAATGCATCAAAGAATGCATCAATCGCAG ACACAAATGTCCGTGCTGCAATAGCCCAGTCCTTGCAGAGCAATTGATAAAAGATCATCAGTTTGACGAACTTTTAG GAGTCGTGATgaaggaaagagagaaagcagAGAAAGTCTACTTTGACAATTTGTTCGAAAAAG CTACTTCAGATGCTTTGTCGTCACCAGACGATTCCAAAACGACGGATGATTCTGTTCTAAATCTGACTTCAATGGAAAATATTTTAAGAA AGCACTTGCGCAAGTCACTTACGGTGTACAGAGAGTATCTCTTG AAATTTCAAACAGAATGCTGTCGCAAAATGGACTATCTGTCTCATAAAAATAGAGCAGCAGCTGATTTGGATAAAGACGTAGAGGAGAAGATGAAGCTGCTTCAGGAACGATTTGAGAGCTGTTCAGCCATGCTTGCAGACTCCTATGACAA ATACCTAGGTGAAAACCTAAAGCCTCCTTCTCTTGTTCCACTGCAGGTGTCAATGACTATTGCATCCAAAGACATCTCCATGGCAAATGTGCAGGTGAAGCCGTCTGACAG CACTAAGGAATTGCGAGAAATCTTACAACTGGCGTTAGAGAGTAGAGGAGAAAAAGTTGTTTCTGTTGACAACGCtgattttgttttgattGG TCCTCTTGCCAAGGCAGCAGGTGTTGTTATACCGGAATGGAATTCAGAAATTGTTAAAATAATCGTCGTTTTGCGCGTTTATGAGTTCCATATAGCATTTCTGCAGGCGAATGAAATGAAAGATCATGAAGACGTGGTTTTTCTGGAAGCAGGATGCTACCCTCTCCTTCAATATAAAATG AGACCTGGAAGCGAACTCTGCGTTGTTGGAGAAGTGGTAATGGAAAG CGATTTGCCAAAACAGTGCTTCGTAGTCAGTTTTCGAAAAAACACCGATCAGACAATGGACTACTATAAATGCAGAACATGTGGTATAAATT GGATTTGCAAGAACTGTTCGCTAGTTTGCCACAAAG ATCATCTTGTAAGCCCGTACATGGCAGAACATGTGCCAACCTG GGCCTGTTGCTACTgctcaaaaaagaaatta TGCGGTATTGACAAACAGCCTTGA